A DNA window from Arachis hypogaea cultivar Tifrunner chromosome 18, arahy.Tifrunner.gnm2.J5K5, whole genome shotgun sequence contains the following coding sequences:
- the LOC112769008 gene encoding BIIDXI-like protein At5g11420 produces the protein MRRHSFLLALLCVLCHVAFSFNDGQVANGNFEQGPKASDMKGTVVTKRDAIPEWEISGLVEYIKSGQKQGDMLLVVPEGAHAVRLGNGASIKQRIKVIKGNYYSITFVVARTCAQNERLNVSVAPDWVVLPMQTLYSSDGWDAYAWSFQADYSLAELVIHNPRSKEEDQACGPLIDSVAIKALYPPRPTKINILKNGGFEEGPYIFPNTSWGVLIPPNIVDLSDHSPIPAWIVESLKAVKYIDSQHFSVPQGNRAVELVAGKESAIAQVVRTVVGRTYVLTFDVGDAGDSCEGPMVVEVYAAKENTKVSYESKGKGGFKLGFLKFKAISTRTRIVFLSSFYTMKSDSSLCGPVIDDVRLISVHKS, from the exons ATGAGAAGACACTCCTTTTTGTTGGCTCTGTTGTGTGTCCTATGTCACGTAGCATTCTCCTTTAACGACG GACAAGTGGCAAATGGAAATTTCGAGCAAGGTCCGAAAGCTTCGGACATGAAAGGCACGGTGGTGACGAAGCGCGACGCCATACCGGAGTGGGAGATCTCCGGCTTAGTTGAGTACATAAAATCAGGTCAAAAACAAGGTGACATGTTGCTAGTAGTGCCAGAGGGTGCACATGCAGTGAGGCTTGGCAATGGTGCTTCAATCAAACAGAGAATCAAGGTCATAAAAGGAAATTACTATTCCATAACATTTGTGGTGGCTCGCACGTGTGCACAAAATGAGAGACTCAATGTTTCTGTGGCACCAGATTGGGTTGTGTTACCTATGCAAACGTTGTATAGTAGTGACGGTTGGGATGCTTATGCTTGGTCTTTTCAAGCAGATTACTCTCTTGCTGAGTTGGTTATTCATAATCCAAGATCAAAGGAAGAGGATCAAGCTTGTGGACCACTCATTGATTCCGTTGCTATCAAAGCTCTCTACCCTCCTAGGCCAACTAAAA TTAACATATTAAAGAACGGTGGATTTGAAGAAGGACCATACATATTTCCAAACACATCATGGGGTGTTCTAATTCCACCAAACATTGTAGACCTAAGTGACCACTCTCCCATACCAGCGTGGATTGTAGAGTCCTTAAAAGCAGTGAAGTACATAGATTCTCAACACTTCTCTGTCCCACAAGGAAACAGAGCAGTGGAGCTTGTAGCTGGAAAAGAAAGTGCCATTGCACAAGTTGTAAGAACAGTTGTTGGCAGAACCTATGTCCTTACTTTTGATGTTGGAGATGCTGGTGATTCATGTGAAGGCCCAATGGTTGTTGAAGTCTATGCAGcaaaagagaacacaaaagtgtCTTATGAATCAAAGGGTAAAGGTGGCTTCAAACTTGGGTTTCTCAAGTTTAAGGCTATTAGCACAAGAACTAGAATTGTGTTCCTCAGCTCCTTCTATACCATGAAGAGTGATTCATCTTTATGTGGCCCGGTTATTGATGATGTCAGGTTGATTAGCGTTcataaatcttaa